The DNA segment GTGCCGCCGCCAGCCTCGTAAAGAGCTCTGGAGCCAGACCTGCTGACCCCCATGTTGAGGTGCACGACCTGATCCGGGCACGCATGCCTTCCACATGCGTCACCTCCACGCTGCTCAACCACCAGGGCAGAAGAAAAACACCCCCTCGGCAGCCGTATCTGATGGAAGGACGCAACGTTTGCTCGTGAATCACATAATTGTTTTGCTCTGACAGAGTTGAGGCCTTTAATAGGAAGCAGATGAAGGCTCCGTCGCTCTGGATTTGAAGGAGAGGTGGAGTCCGCCGAGcagaatcatcatcatctttaatAATGTGTGCTGTTCCGCAGGGACGTGTGGTACCTGGACGGCCGCGTGCTCCTGGTCCTCATCGCAGTGTGTGTGGTTCTCCCTCTGTCCATGCTGACCAAGATCGGTGAGTTGCCTTTGCCATTTTGCCATTCGGTGGATGTTTTGCTTGGTGACCGAGCGTCTCACCTGCAGGCCTCCTGGGCTACACGAGCAGCCTGGCCTTCTTCTTCATGCTCTACTTCACAGCGGTGGTGAGTTAACATGCAGCGCTCCTGAACCTCGCTCCGACGTTGATCATCTGTTGTTTCCAGGTCGTGATCAAGAAGTGGTCCATCCCCTGCCCACTGCCACTGAACACCTCATTGGACTTGGGTGTGGACCAGGTGAGAGGTCCAAGCTTTACATGACTCGTGCTttaatgcagtgtttttcaacctttttctagccacagcCCTTGGATCATTTAGAAAATCTcaaggctcaccaccaaaggaacctcagccagagcacacttgtgcttaaagtcctatagaaaatccctattcatttgtgaagaacagtagctactgacacttgttGTTCTTTTGCCAGGTTATTTGCAGagacaaattgcagaaaatgtatttgtattactGGCTTAATGACTCGCTTCGGTCCTTTGAGCCAGTTTATCATCAATGTTGGCATTGGTCTTGAAAAGAGTTGCTCAGACTTTCTCAGGTGGCTGACTTACTTCCTGTTAAGCTCGACAGTGGGGCTCATCCAGAGCTGTAGGATTCACCGACGTGTAGTGACACTGCAAGTCACTCAAATTCAATGAATCCTACCTTCTTTCTGTCAACTTTCTCACATGCACGCACTTTGATATCTAGGATTTAATgtgactcagatgtgtgggactccCTAAAAATATTGTTGTGATAAAGTAAACACAACCGTGCTGTAGGACTTACAGGAAGCGAGTCTGAGGGCTTTCTTCTGATGTCTGGTGTCTGATGAAGACCAGAGTGGACCTGAGGGGAAGGAAGTTCACCCGACCCGGATCCTGACCTCTGACTCTTGATCTGACGTCTCCTTCCTTCTCCCCAGTTTGCCCAGAACTCCTCTGACCCTGAGTGTTCCCCCAAACTCTTCGTGTTCTCCAGCAAAGTATGTGAGATTCAGAACATTAGAAGGTCTCCTAGCTCTTTCTCTGATGCTGACCCCTGGTGTTCCAGAGCGCCTACGCCATCCCCACCATGgccttctccttcctctgccACACAGCCATCCTGCCCATCTACTGCGAGCTGGACCGGTAACTTCCATCAGTGCCTCGGTCCATTGCTTCCATCAGACTGAGCCCCCTTTTTCTGCAGACCCTCCAAGTCCAGGATGCAGAAGGTCTCCAACGTTGGCATCAGCCTGAGCTTCCTGGTGTACCTGGTGTCGGCTCTGTTCGGCTACCTGACCTTCTACTGTGAGGCCCAACAGCGAGTTCCGCTGCTCTCCAGACTCTCACCTCTTCTGCCTCTCCGCAGCTCATGTGAACTCTGAACTGCTGCAGGGCTACCACTACCTGCCGCGGGACATGGTGGTGCTGACGGTGCGGCTGGCCATCCTGCTGTCAGTGCTGCTCACTGTCCCGCTCATTCACTTCCCGGTGAGAACCAGACTTGTGGTGAGAATCGGTGGGAGACGCACTCtggactgtgtgtttgtgcgccaTCTACAGGCACGTAAAGCCGCCATCCTGCTGCTGTGTGGAAGCGACGCCTTCTCCTGGCTGATCCACGTCACTGCCACCATCGTCATCCTCGGCGTGGTGCTCACTATGGCCGTGCTGGTCCCGGACATCAAGAACGTGTTTGGAGTGGTGGGTGAGTGAGTCCCAGGTTTTCCTGATCAAACCAGCTTTCTTCTAAGATTTAATGTCATTTCTCATTGGAATATTATTTCTTTCAAAAATCCCCTTTAATTGTGTTTATTCGTTTTTAATGTTTCCCAGTGATGTTTtctaaatttagaaaaacatgCTCCTCTCTCCCTTCAGGGTCCACCACCTCCTCTTTGCTGCTCTTCGTTTTCCCCGGAATCTTCTACTTCAGGATCAGCAACGAGCCGCTCAGATCTCCGGACACATTCGGGGTAACGCCGGTGACTCTCTGGCCCCGGCGTGAGCTTCTCTGACTCCTCTCCTGTCCGTCCTCAGGCGGCCATCCTGGTGGTGCTGGGCGTGTTGATGGGAGCCGCCAGCTTCTCCGTCATCGTCATCACCTGGGTGCAGAGCTcgtagctgctgctgctgctgctgctgctgctgaaggttcACCAGATCCTGCCGAAGAGATCCAGGAGCAAGTTTTAACCTTCAGAGAATTGACCTCTTCACGGAGCAGGACTCTAACTAGTCATTCCTTTGGTTCGATCGCTggtcttgcagctgctgatcGACCCTCGACGCACGTCCGCGGTGGCCCCCACTCTCCACCTCACGCCCCTCCCTCACGGTTCCAGGATAATCAGAGCCACATGTCCGGTCCGGTTCCAATCACGGAGCTTGTTTAGACTCACGCAGCCGCCGACTGCTGCGTCTAATCCCGGGAATTACCTTGATCCAACCCAGAGTCCCGGAACTTCAcactctggaggaggagctcaACAGCGGTGCACCAAagctcaatctacctttctaaTTTAAACTGAGTGGAAATGATGCTGCTGAATATTGTTTAATCTGTTGAATTCAtgtgaaataataaatgtgttttactgATGTTTGATTTCGTTtcaacagcaacattttttttcttcacgaATGTTTGGTATTAGTTTTTCAAGTCAGCTGTCCCTGACTTTCCCCGATGATGCGGAGGTGGGGGGGTCAGCAGGGTTCTGTCCAGCCGTGAGTTGCGATCACATCACTCTTGCTCTGAGCTCTTAATGCTGCCCTGACGCCTCGCTGGCGCTGAGGCCACGCTGCCGCACATCTGGAGGACATTACTGGAGGGGCTGTGACAGAGGACCCCTCACCCTTCTGACTACCCCCCCACCCAACCACCCCCGAACCCTCCACGACTCACATTCCTGTAGATTTTACAACAACATGGAGGATTCACGTGGACCCAGTGTCCTGTGGTCTACTCTGTTTACATCCACAACACCGCTGCCTCAGACCCCGACTAGCTGTTGAGGTCAGAGGGAAACGCCAATGTTTGCAGCTGGGGTGACCTTCAAACCTTTAAACCCATGAAAATTCAACATCCATTCCTCAACCTTGTGTCGTGTGAGGATTTGACTGAGACAAGTGAGTCCACCGCAACCGTAGTTTTAAGTGACATTTTACGAGGAAGTACAAGTAGAGTTTGTATTCTTCTCAGCCATGGATGATGACCAAGTGAACATCTGCTCTACACTGAGTCTCTGAGCACGTCCGAGCTCCCCACTGATCCAAGGGTTGCAGGTTCACCTGGGTCTGTGAGCGAAACTCGATTGTAGGTGGCGTTATCCTGACCTCTGCCGGTCACTTGTGAAAGCTACAACAAATCTACAACGGCATGTGAATAACAACGAGTTGAATtctgtgtaatatatatatttgcctcCCAGATAAATAGCGCCTCAATGTCAgttaatatttgttttaaattacgtagaatttatttttatgtgattGTATGCTCtttcactgaaaatattttaaatatgtaataCACGTTTGTAACAATTTTGTATTTCGGTAATCTTGTTTTATTactggaaaataaatataaattttcTGATTGACTGGCATTCACTGCTTCTCGTCATGATTTTGTTGATTTAAATTTATAATTTTCAGTTTTGTGTGAAATCTTGAGAACAGCACGTTTGAGGTTTATTTTTCCCCTTTAAGTATGCTTTGAATTATTCTTGTTTTTCAGCAAATATGTCGTTAGGATTTAcgttttaaattgttttaaatatttaaaactaaTTGAatcattcttttttaaatatatacattatttaAGTTTAAGTAATCTGATTACCGTATCGActcgatttttatttttagagtgAAATAAGTTTTTAATTTGTTATAAAACAATTCTGAAATAATGTTTGTCCATCGACTTTGTGTGCAGTTTAACCTGTTGGCCGCTAGGTGGTGCTATTCCTCTGCTGAGCCCGGACAGGTGCGTTCATTTAGTGTACTGTCTCTTTAAGACGACCGAAACACGACGCCACGTGACTTCTGAGCCCAGCGACAGGTCGAGAGTGCGTGAGTGTGTTTGACAAGTTATGCGGAACTCTCTGCCCgcagcgtgtgtttgtgttgcaggagctCCTTCCTTCTCTGCCGCAGAGGCTGCAGGTTCGACTCCGGCTCACCTGCCCGCGTGTTGGCATGCGCACTCGCTCCCCGGTTTGTTTGAGTCGCTACTGGAGACCATGAAGTTCAACGGCTACGTGAAGCTGCGCATCGGCGAAGCTCTGGAGCTGAAGCCCACCACCTTCTCCCAGCGGCACTCGCTCATCTTCCACAAGAGCGCGCCCGCGCTGGACCCCTACATCGTGGTGAAGGTGGACGACTTCAAGATCGGACAGACCCACACCAAGCAGAAGACCAACACTCCCACCTATAACGAGGAGTTCTGCCTCAACGTCAACGACGGCCGACGCATCGAGCTGGCGGTGTTTCACGACACTCCCATCGGCTACGACGACTTCGTGGCCAACTGCACCATCCAATTCGAGGACCTCCTCAAGTCCTCCAACAACGGGGAGACCTTCGAGGGCTGGGTGAGTACATCCCGCCACGTGGTGCTGTGTCGTCCTTCtgagactcggaggagagccTCTCAGCTGTGACAGCCAGGAGATCTCCGCTCTGATGTGGGAACCTCTCTGGGCTGTACCCCCCATTCTTCCTTCAAGTTTCAGCTGCACTCATCTGTCTATTTCAACTTGACCTCAGTCATATACTCACACTCTATGGACTGACTCTGTAGACTCAACTGCTCTGTAGAGCTGAACGtgtcttttacatttttatatttaaagtgCCACAAACGATTTTTCCCCACATACCAAAATGAGTCTCAGACTTGAATTTTTTAAAGATTTGAACTTGTACATACATACTTTGCCCACACATCTGAATTAGTCTTTGTGACTCAAAGTTTTTGTTTAAGGTTGTACAGATTTCTTTCCCTTTGAGTCCCACATACCAAAATGAGTCTCTGTGATTCAATGTTTTAGATTTGAAGTTGTGCAAACATAGTTTCTCTCGAAGTCCCACGCATCTAAATTAGTCTTTGTGActcttttcacttttgttttaagttgtacaaattatttttttctgagtcCCGCACATCTGCATGAGTCTCTGTGGCTCAACATTTGTAGATTTGATGTTGTACAAAGTTATTTTTTCTCTGAGTGCCACATACCAAAATGAGTCTGTGACtccattttttttagatttgaaGTTGTGCAAACATACTTTGCCTTCAAGTCCCATATATCTGAATGAGACTTTGTGACGCAAAGTTTTTGTTTAAAGTAGTAGTAGAATTTTTTTcctgagtcccacacatctgcATGAGTCTCTGTGGCTCAACATTTGTAGATTTGATGTTGTACAAACATACTTTGTCtctgagtcccacacatctgaaCGAGTCTTTGTGACTCAAAGTTATAGATTTAAAGTTCTACAAAGTTATATTTTCTTTGTCTCAGAAATCTGAATGAGTCTCTGTGGCCCAAAGATGTACTAATGCATTTTCCTGAGTCCCATACATCTGAATGAGTCCCTCCTGACGCCAGTCTCTCAGACTACTGACCTGGTTTCATATTCTGGAATGTACTCTCTAAACGTAATGTCTAATCCTGAAGTCTAGGAAAAAGAAGTGATGTCAGCATGATACTTGAGAGTCAGAATGAAACTTGTCAGTATTATGTAGTGGCTCACAACTGTGCTGGTCAGGAACTGGAAGTCCCGTGGTAACTTGTGGACTTGACTGGAACATAGTGGTCTATGACCCTCATGGGCCAAGTCTCAGCTCAGATGGTCGTCTGACTTAGACTTTCAGGCGGTCCGCATGTTTCTGAGAAACTGCTTTTTCACACCAAcgcctcttcttcatctgttgTGGTgttggctccgcccacttcctgctgctgcgcTGCTGGGGCTCATTTGCGTTGAGTGGACACGCCAGGGTCTGAAACCGCAGGTGCTGCCGGTGCGGTGAAGTATGATTCCTGTTTGCAGTCAGAGCTCATGCGCTAACAAGTCGTCGTTGAAGTCTTTATAACAGACTAAGTCACCCGTTGAGGACAATGTTGTGAAACTTAGTAATACTGCAGTTTTCAGTTGTGCATCCTCTTCAGTCGACTCCAAGTCCTCAAAACgactcactcagatgtttgCGACTTGTCTTTCCTTGGAGTGTGAGGCTCATTTCCTGTGAAAAACACTGTGGCTTTCACCCTAAAAAGTGAGTCAAAAAAGCCCTTCAGTGACTCACATCTTACTTGACAGAAGtcagactcactcagatgtgtgtgaGTCACACTTCATGAGTCTCTCACAAGTCTTCAGTAAGTCAGCGGATTCATAGACTAGCTCATGTGGAgccatgatgatggtgatgccaGCGTCAACGACTGAAGCCTCTGAACCCTGTACAGGCCTCAAAACCTGCCATCGTCTTGTGGCCTCCACCTCAGATCAATTATGAAACTGCCGCGTTGCAGGTGTGGGCAGACGAGTTTCCAGTCGCTGAACTTTCCTACCTCCGCTGATTTTATCGTCTCTCAGACTGTTTCCTTCATTCGTCGTCGTCATGGCGACGGTTGCGATGAGGCGGCCGACTGAGCTGAACTTCCTCAGTAGTGACGCTGCAACAACTCTGCGGCTTCAACTCTGCGTCATGACGCGACAAAATCTTGTTTTCAGACTGCAGAAACTCCCTTTCCTTCTCATCCTCGCTGTTTGTTCCAGATGCTAGCATAAGTGAGGCGCTATGTTAGCATATTAGGGCGCAACAAAAGAGTAACCTGCAACATgaaatacaatttatttttaacaaacaaaGATAAACAAGTTAAAGGATGGGCGCCGTGTCCCCTTGTGGATGTGTTTTTCTctgcaaataaagaaaaaatgaaaccaaattaAAAGGATTTCTTGAAcataaatgtcatgaaaactcaAAGCTCAAAGTTAGAAAGACTTAAAATAAATGGCCAAATCAGTATCTGTGGCTTCCATCTTAACGTCGTGTTACGTTCATTCACTATGGCTGCCGGACAGTGACGCCATGAAGGATATAAATCAGATGAGTGGATTTCTCATTTACCGcctactgttgctgctgtggcagGTTGGATTTCCCCA comes from the Synchiropus splendidus isolate RoL2022-P1 chromosome 16, RoL_Sspl_1.0, whole genome shotgun sequence genome and includes:
- the slc38a6 gene encoding probable sodium-coupled neutral amino acid transporter 6 isoform X1, with translation MSINGEVCRQDVAAEDEATPLLSSQEAPSRVRGASFTSSVFNLMNAIMGSGILGLAYAMANTGIVGFCILLVLVSTMAAYSIHLLLKLCDQTGITSYEDLGLRALHRPGKVIVAISILIQNMGAMASYLFILKSELPASITSFLSSDTPRDVWYLDGRVLLVLIAVCVVLPLSMLTKIGLLGYTSSLAFFFMLYFTAVVVIKKWSIPCPLPLNTSLDLGVDQFAQNSSDPECSPKLFVFSSKSAYAIPTMAFSFLCHTAILPIYCELDRPSKSRMQKVSNVGISLSFLVYLVSALFGYLTFYSHVNSELLQGYHYLPRDMVVLTVRLAILLSVLLTVPLIHFPARKAAILLLCGSDAFSWLIHVTATIVILGVVLTMAVLVPDIKNVFGVVGSTTSSLLLFVFPGIFYFRISNEPLRSPDTFGAAILVVLGVLMGAASFSVIVITWVQSS
- the slc38a6 gene encoding probable sodium-coupled neutral amino acid transporter 6 isoform X2, yielding MSINGEVCRQDVAAEDEATPLLSSEAPSRVRGASFTSSVFNLMNAIMGSGILGLAYAMANTGIVGFCILLVLVSTMAAYSIHLLLKLCDQTGITSYEDLGLRALHRPGKVIVAISILIQNMGAMASYLFILKSELPASITSFLSSDTPRDVWYLDGRVLLVLIAVCVVLPLSMLTKIGLLGYTSSLAFFFMLYFTAVVVIKKWSIPCPLPLNTSLDLGVDQFAQNSSDPECSPKLFVFSSKSAYAIPTMAFSFLCHTAILPIYCELDRPSKSRMQKVSNVGISLSFLVYLVSALFGYLTFYSHVNSELLQGYHYLPRDMVVLTVRLAILLSVLLTVPLIHFPARKAAILLLCGSDAFSWLIHVTATIVILGVVLTMAVLVPDIKNVFGVVGSTTSSLLLFVFPGIFYFRISNEPLRSPDTFGAAILVVLGVLMGAASFSVIVITWVQSS